In Helianthus annuus cultivar XRQ/B chromosome 9, HanXRQr2.0-SUNRISE, whole genome shotgun sequence, the following are encoded in one genomic region:
- the LOC110877473 gene encoding (R)-mandelonitrile lyase-like: protein MACSFSYHMQTKVNQLFFPFKDPFSFYILVLNNMKRANHQMLREAALFYLVICVGLQLKVVCFLQPNSLPDESYLGFTHEATDFFPAEEYDYIIVGGGTAGCPLAATLSEKYSVLLLERGGVASSDPDILHENRSLNPLLYANHDDSPAQNFFSEDGVFNTRGRVLGGSSMINFGFYSRADDYFYQNSGIEWDMSAVKSAYEWVENSIVTRTDRLRRWQASTYNAFVEAGVAPDNGFILDHVQGTKIGGSTYDDSGRRHGAVELISKANPENLRVVIHATVDRVLFSSSNNLAAVGVKYHDSKGTQHEVHVKRGGEVILSAGAIGSPQLLLLSGLGPESSLSSQKIPVVRDLPFVGQFMADNPRNGVNLLVPVRLPDVGVRVAGITEIGPYVESTAVPRVSSIIPFIPFLDLIPPVNLSVVVVGGKVSRPKSTGSLNLASSVDVTVSPKVRFNYYSRTEDILQCGNLVEILRKVLETQAMEEYKFPSILVPNYFAYIGPSLPEDSSDQESIAIFCRKTLSTFWHMHGGCLVNKVVDSRLKVIGVDSLRVVDASTFFNSPGTNPQATIMMLGRYIGEKILNERATISFFEQLKTHQTCPLQDLNP from the exons ATGGCGTGTTCATTTTCATACCACATGCAAACAAAAGTCAACCAACTTTTTTTCCCATTTAAAGATCCCTTCTCCTTCTATATCTTGGTGTTGAACAATATGAAAAGGGCCAACCATCAAATGTTGCGAGAGGCTGCACTATTTTATCTTGTGATCTGTGTTGGTTTGCAGTTGAAAGTTGTTTGTTTTTTGCAGCCAAATTCACTTCCAG ATGAAAGTTACCTTGGTTTCACCCACGAAGCCACTGATTTCTTTCCGGCGGAAGAATACGATTATATCATCGTCGGTGGAGGAACCGCAGGTTGCCCGTTAGCCGCCACTTTATCGGAAAAGTATTCTGTATTACTACTTGAGCGCGGTGGTGTAGCTAGTTCGGACCCTGACATCTTACATGAAAATAGATCTTTAAACCCCCTTTTATACGCAAATCATGATGACTCCCCAGCTCAAAactttttctctgaagatggtgTGTTTAACACAAGAGGGAGGGTGCTGGGAGGTAGTAGCATGATCAATTTTGGGTTTTATTCCCGAGCTGATGATTATTTTTACCAAAACTCGGGTATTGAATGGGATATGAGTGCGGTTAAAAGTGCCTACGAGTGGGTCGAAAACAGTATTGTTACGCGTACAGATCGTTTACGTAGGTGGCAAGCTTCTACTTATAATGCGTTTGTAGAAGCTGGAGTTGCACCGGACAATGGGTTCATACTGGACCATGTTCAAGGCACCAAGATTGGTGGTTCGACATATGATGATTCAGGGAGGCGACATGGTGCAGTCGAGCTCATAAGTAAAGCTAACCCGGAAAACTTAAGGGTAGTAATTCATGCAACTGTTGATCGAGTCTTGTTCTCCAGCTCTAATAATTTAG CTGCTGTCGGTGTTAAATACCATGATTCCAAAGGTACACAACATGAAGTACATGTAAAAAGAGGTGGAGAAGTAATTCTGAGTGCCGGAGCTATTGGGAGTCCACAACTTTTGCTACTAAGCGGATTAGGGCCAGAGTCATCGCTTTCGTCGCAGAAGATTCCAGTTGTTCGTGACCTTCCATTTGTTGGACAGTTCATGGCTGATAATCCACGTAACGGGGTTAATCTTCTAGTACCCGTCAGATTACCAGATGTAGGAGTTCGTGTGGCTGGGATCACCGAGATTGGCCCATACGTCGAATCTACCGCAGTCCCACGAGTTTCATCTATCATACCTTTTATACCTTTCTTAGATTTGATTCCACCTGTAAACTTAAGTGTGGTGGTAGTTGGAGGAAAGGTGTCAAGACCCAAATCAACTGGCTCACTAAACTTAGCATCATCGGTCGATGTCACAGTTAGCCCAAAAGTTCGGTTTAATTATTACTCGCGTACTGAAGACATACTCCAATGCGGAAATCTTGTTGAAATACTTAGAAAAGTTTTGGAAACTCAGGCTATGGAAGAGTATAAGTTTCCTAGCATCCTTGTACCAAACTATTTTGCTTATATTGGTCCATCGTTACCCGAGGATTCTTCTGACCAGGAGTCCATCGCGATTTTCTGTCGTAAAACATTATCGACATTTTGGCATATGCATGGTGGATGCTTGGTGAACAAGGTAGTTGATAGTCGTTTAAAAGTCATTGGGGTCGATTCTTTACGAGTTGTAGATGCTTCTACGTTTTTTAACTCACCAGGAACTAATCCTCAGGCAACCATTATGATGTTAGGCCGATATATTGGTGAGAAAATACTAAATGAGAGGGCAACAATATCTTTTTTTGAACAGCTAAAAACACACCAAACCTGCCCTTTACAGGATTTGAACCCATAA
- the LOC110875576 gene encoding protein FAR-RED ELONGATED HYPOCOTYL 3-like, producing MDMVFSSLKDCYSMYVKYAKESGFSVRKGTTKTSSKGVLHIKYYLCTRSRLYKDKKVDTLDPNQKEQLVRSNFSKRTDCGALLGVTFEDGSWKHFLPTDRHLTQLQKHVIHNMSKLNLGPVKAFNVMKTCFGGFEDVGASKVEFKNYKRYFMVFVPFTGIDNHLYNVTFGATLLASETADTYIWLLRVFLKAVGSQPKVVVTDQDPAMKKAIPVVFVDTRHRLCMWHVLHKLYLKVGVRLWNSTNFKERICGVVWTDILTPEEFESEWEAVIAEFNLADNDWLSDIFALRESWIPAYYRMEEISGLMRTTSRSESENHFFGQVCNSKATFFEFMTHYETAIEAQHHTHRKNDHESPYKRPQLKTELIGIVDCINQRYEDQPDGFLKFYINEFQQPYKHSLHGVIEILFLAFFREFPKQYILNRWRKEASPNCFPEYSISREYMAELDPDVQSMMRDIICSTEYTLDRLSGNKEEPSLYKDHVQSYMKNVQDMQIVAPPASTRDRFAEITGQSPCWV from the exons ATGGACATGGTATTCTCAAGCCTCAAGGATTGTTATTCAATGTATGTCAAGTATGCCAAGGAGTCTGGGTTTTCAGTCAGGAAAGGAACTACAAAGACAAGCTCTAAAGGTGTGTTACATATTAAGTATTACTTGTGTACGAGATCTAGGTTATACAAGGACAAGAAGGTTGATACGTTGGACCCCAATCAAAAGGAGCAATTAGTGCGATCCAACTTTTCAAAGAGGACTGATTGTGGTGCACTGTTAGGTGTAACTTTTGAGGATGGATCATGGAAG CATTTTCTTCCAACTGATCGACACCTCACTCAGCTCCAGAAGCATGTTATACACAACATGTCTAAGCTGAATTTGGGTCCCGTGAAggcgtttaatgttatgaagactTGTTTTGGCGGTTTTGAAGATGTGGGTGCAAGTAAAGTTGAATTTAAGAACTATAAGAG ATACTTTATGGTGTTTGTACCATTCACTGGTATAGACAATCATCTCTACAATGTTACATTTGGTGCAACATTATTGGCGTCGGAAACTGCTGATACGTATATTTGGTTGTTGAGAGTTTTTCTAAAGGCTGTTGGTtctcaaccaaaagttgttgtcactGACCAAGATCCAGCAATGAAGAAGGCTATTCCTGTTGTATTTGTTGACACGAGGCATCGGTTATGCATGTGGCATGTGTTGCATAAACTTTATCTGAAG GTTGGTGTTAGGCTATGGAATTCCACCAATTTTAAAGAACGTATTTGTGGTGTTGTGTGGACGGATATTCTCACACCTGAAGAGTTTGAATCAGAATGGGAAGCGGTTATCGCAGAGTTCAATTTAGCAGATAATGACTGGCTATCTGATATTTTTGCACTCAGGGAATCTTGGATCCCTGCATATTATAGAATGGAAGAGATATCGGGTCTTATGCGAACGACATCGAGGTCGGAGAGTGAGAATCATTTTTTTGGTCAAGTGTGCAATTCGAAAGCTACTTTTTTTGAGTTCATGACTCATTATGAAACTGCAATAGAAGCACAACATCACACACACCGGAAAAATGATCATGAATCTCCATACAAACGACCCCAGTTGAAGA CTGAGCTAATTGGAATTGTGGATTGCATAAATCAACGTTATGAAGATCAGCCCGATGGGTTtcttaagttttacataaatgaaTTCCAACAGCCTT aCAAACATTCCCTGCATGGCGTTATAGAGatattgtttttggcgtttttcag GGAATTTCCAAAACAGTACATTCTGAATAGATGGCGCAAAGAGGCTTCCCCAAATTGCTTTCCCGAATACTCAATTAGTCGTGAATATATGGCCGAGCTTGATCCCGATGTGCAAAGTATGATGCGAGATATTATTTGTTCAACGGAATATACTTTGGATCGTTTATCTGGTAATAAAGAGGAGCCatccttatacaaggatcatgTTCAATCTTATATGAAGAACGTTCAAGATATGCAAATTGTTGCTCCTCCCGCTAGTACTAGGGATAGATTTGCCGAGATAACCGGTCAGAGTCCTTGTTGGGTATAA